The Taeniopygia guttata chromosome 9, bTaeGut7.mat, whole genome shotgun sequence genome segment ctgcaggcagcatcCTGCACCTTCTCCCCCTCCTGTCCCACAGGGCTGAGAATTACCTGTACAATCGGAGAGCCTGGAGCATCTGCCTGGAGCCCGAGGGCATCGTCCCCTGGCACGTCGTgctcttctccctgctgctgctcatcaGCGTGGCCGAGATGGTGCTGGCCTTGCTCCAGATCCTCAACGGCTGCCTCGGCTGCCTCTGTGGCTTCTGTGACGGCAAGTAGGGCCCGGTGGTGGTGCCAGGAGGAGGTGTCACCTCGGGCGTCACTTGGCACGTGCCACAGAgagggcacagcaggagctgtgacACCAGCCCAGTGCAAGAGCCCCGTGAGAGACTGAAGAGCCCCCGTGGGGGACGACACCCCGGGTGTTGGGGCAGCTGGTGGGGCTgatgtgcccagggctgctcctgtgcagacGCCCTGGCCCAGGCCATGTCCCTTCCCTTGGGGCTGGTGGCCATTTGGGGTTGGGAACTGGCCCGGtgaggggtggaggggaggaCCTCCTATCTGATCATGCAGGATATCTCCTCGAACCCAGTGTGTGTTGTGAAGCTTCACGGCAGGAGGTTTGTTCCATCATGATCAGACAGATTCATTACAAGGGGGCTTCCTAGAGAACACATAAACATCACTTTTCCTAGAACCAGTTTACATTCCTCCATCCTTTCCTGGAAGTCCTCCTTTGATCCTAGGGGGTTGTCTACAGGGGTGTCTGGTGGTTGTACTCACTGAGTGCCCCACACTGTGACCTTGCCTTGAACGTCTCTCAGGGcatgagctgctgctccttgttCCATCACTTTGCCACAAAAGTCACTATGTTCCTCCTTACCTGTTTCTCCACTGGTTCCAGCTGTGTTTAGCATCCCGTGTGCCCACTTTTACACTCTTTTATCTCACTTGCTAGTTAGTCTTTAAGTCCTATTTTGCAACTTCAAGGGAACTGAAAATTTCTGTTTTACACGTTGTCTGTCACTTGTCAGCCTCCACCCaccccaggggaaaatgagaCGTGGTGGTGTCACAGGCTGAAGAGATGGACGCTCCTGTTAATCAGTTTTGTTAATCAGCTCATATTTAGTGCACTTGAGCTGGTGTTTGTCACCAGCACAGGCCAGGACAGGTGAAGGAGCCCCGAGGAGCCGAGCTGGGGCACCACTTGGATGGAATCATGCTGGAACTGAGGTgtaaccccaaaattcacccacaCACAAGTgtcaggagcagctgctgctcattcCCAAGAGCAGGACCCCACGCCTCTGCTCAACCCCCTCCCCATAACCTTTGTAGGACCCAGCCTGGGCCTGGGCCTGCCCGTGCTGGGAGGGGTTTGTCCCCAGACTGACAAGGGTCAGAGGAGAGCAGCGATGGCCATGGCACACTAAAAAGCCAAATCCCAGACCAGACAAAACATAACTGGGCCATTGGGGTGGCTGAACCCCAGCTGGCACCCAAGCACCACCCCCATGCCGTGGGAGGGGGAGAGAATCAGAGGGGTAAAAGTGAGACATCTCCTGGGTTGACATAAAAACActttaataattgaaataataaaaacaaattgtaatgaaaaggaaaatgtaatgaaataataatgaataataaaaaattgtaatgaaaaaagaagagagagaacTAAAAGCCCAGACAGACAAGTAATGCAGTACAAACATTTCTTTATCATCAGCCCAAATATAAaatccagccccatcccagccacAATGAAGGAACAGGACTCTACCCCAGCCCAAACCCTCAGAGTGACTTCAGAGACACCATTGAGAAAAAGCCTTttcatgaaaaagaaagaatttaacATGATATACCATATTTATATAGTGTAACTATTTCTAACAAGAGGAGGAAAGCCCTCGGGGCAGGGTGGTGGTACCACATCCCCTGAGCCAGCAcacagggatggcacagggTACCCCtggctgccactgctgctgttgcCCCCCAGTATCTGTTtccagaggagaggagaggagcctgaggctgggctgggggcaaaaGCCTCCCCAcccaaaacagaattaaaaagatAGCAATAAAAATGAGATAGACCCTAGTGTGGGGACAGTAACACACCTCTGTGCTGGCCGGTGGCAGGACCCAGCCTATGGGTTGGTGCTCCAGGATCCAGCACTGGGGCGGGGtggggagctgccctgggcgGGCTCTAGGAGATgaagcagctcctcctcctcctcctcttccccccgcggccccggcggggaGCAGCGGCTGCCAGGGGGATGTTCTGGAGCACGTCGTGCAGCGTGAACATGCTGAAGGAGATCTGCTCGTAGGGAGACCTCATCCCGTTCTCGTAGAGGCAGGCGAAGGCGATGGCCGTGCCGCCGGCCAGCGGCGCGTCCCTGTGGGGCAGCTCCACGTACGCCAGGTCCGAGTAGGCGCTCGGGCCCTCGTAGATGACCCAGGGCTCTGTCCAGCTCTCTGCGTCCCTGGGGAAGGTGCTCAGGTGAACCCCCATGTTCACCCGCGACATGGAGCTGGTGGGGTGGGAGTAGAGGATCCACGTTGGTGCTTGGAAGaagggagtggggctgggggttgcTGCAGAGTCCTCCTGGGCCGAGGTGACACTGTTGGCATCACCGTGATGCCCTGGGGTAGGACAGTCCTCATCGGGCTCGTCTGGCTCACGGTGGTTGCCAGTGGGCAgctcagcccctcctgcctggcGGAGCACCCCAGGAAGCCGCCGGCAAACCGAGCCCCGGAGGGGCAGCGCGGTGTCCCGGGAGGCGGTGGGGACGTACACGAGCGGCGCGGGGAAGCCGATGACACTGCCGTGACAGCCGTGGGGCGGCTCCACCAGCCGCTGCACCAGCTGCCCCCCGTGGAAGACGGCCCCGTCATCCGTGCTGAGCGCCTGGACCCTGAAGCCCAAGGGGCTGCGCGCGTTGCAGTAGAGGACGTTGGATCCGTCCTCCTCGTCCACAGAGACCAGCTGGCACTCGCCCGTCTGCAGGTTGGGGATGAACTCCCCGAAGCGCCAGCCGCGGCCGTGGTCGTCGCTGTAGAAGGCGAAGGAGTGCGGGGTGGTCTTGCAGAGCTGCCCGAAGCACTCCTTGCAGTCGATGTGGTAACTGTAGGCAGGCACCAGCAGCCGGCCCGAGCGCAGCTGGATCCCGTGCCCGGGGCCCAGCGCGAACGTCGCCCAGTCTGGGGAGCGGAGATGGCACGGGGTGAAGGTGGGATGGGGTAAAGGGTGACCCCCACAGCGCCCTGCCAGGCCCAGTTGGAAAGGTGCCCAGGGCTTCCTCCCAGTCAAGCCAAGCAGTGGGCTGGGAGGGCAACAGAGCCCAGTGCTGCCTAGTTGTCCTCACACATGCTCCCCATGGCTGTGGGGCCTCCCCATCTTCTCCCCACTCTCAGTAACTGATATGCGTACTCCCtccatcccttttcccctctgctTGAGGTCCTCTTCCACCTTTTTGGAAGCTTGTGGGATTCCTGTGTCGAAATCACCCCAGCAATGTCACGGTGGCTCCAGGAGACCAAAACCCAGGGATCCCCCCGTGCTGGctgctctcccctctcctcACCCCCTGCAGCTGGGTACCTTTGATGGTCGCCCCAATGACCTGCTGTGTCAGGTCTGTGGCTGTGCTCCAGCTCAGGCCCTGGTCAGCGCTGGTGACACAGCAGAGGCGGGTGACATTTTGGCCAGTGACAATCTGGTAGGCTTCAGGTGTCCTGCCCAGCACCGtgatgaagaagaggaagagcGTGCCCGTGAACTCATCGTAGAGTGGGCAGGGGTTCATTGACCGGTGGTGCTGCAGCGTCGCCGTCTCCAGCACACGCATGTCTTcccactgcccagggaggaggaggaggagcaggaggagaggacaGAGAGGGGTGAGGACCATCCCAACTTTTTGCTCATCCCTGAAGTGCTCCTGGCtgggttggacagggcttggagcaactaGGGACAGCGGAAgttgtccctgctcatggcagggcaCAGAATCAAATGgcctttga includes the following:
- the NEU4 gene encoding sialidase-4, whose amino-acid sequence is MGSRHFPARTVLFEKESNGVTYRVPALLYLPCVAKLLAFAEERLSADDAHANLLVLRRGTIYGSYVEWEDMRVLETATLQHHRSMNPCPLYDEFTGTLFLFFITVLGRTPEAYQIVTGQNVTRLCCVTSADQGLSWSTATDLTQQVIGATIKDWATFALGPGHGIQLRSGRLLVPAYSYHIDCKECFGQLCKTTPHSFAFYSDDHGRGWRFGEFIPNLQTGECQLVSVDEEDGSNVLYCNARSPLGFRVQALSTDDGAVFHGGQLVQRLVEPPHGCHGSVIGFPAPLVYVPTASRDTALPLRGSVCRRLPGVLRQAGGAELPTGNHREPDEPDEDCPTPGHHGDANSVTSAQEDSAATPSPTPFFQAPTWILYSHPTSSMSRVNMGVHLSTFPRDAESWTEPWVIYEGPSAYSDLAYVELPHRDAPLAGGTAIAFACLYENGMRSPYEQISFSMFTLHDVLQNIPLAAAAPRRGRGGKRRRRRSCFIS